DNA sequence from the Rattus rattus isolate New Zealand chromosome 2, Rrattus_CSIRO_v1, whole genome shotgun sequence genome:
ATATGCTGCATTTATATCCTATACCCTTCACACACTCTACCATCACATGCTGTATTTACACATATAGAATATGTTCCCTATACTCATCAGTATatactgtatttatatatgtaccaTGTCCCTCTATCATTATACactgtatttatacatatattatacccTCCCTATACTCTACCATCAAATGCtgtatttacaaaaatattatattcCTGATGGAGTGTATGCTGTATTTATACAGACCCTCACTACACTCTCACCAAATGCTGTACTTAGACATATACCTGTCCCCCTCCTTTATCATATGATATGCTTGTACATAAACCCTCCTACCCTCCCAGTACTGCCCTCAGTATCACCATCTTCTCCTGACATTTTCTTGCAAACAGAATAAGTGTTAATAATGATAATACCCTCATCTGTTGTTCTCCATACCATACCAACTCGACTGGATGTTAACTCagtgattactttcttccttgtaGGTTGTATTGTCCTACTGTTTGTGTAGCTTGAGCTATTAGAATTAGTGTCAGGTGTTGGATTTTTATCTTGTTATTGCTAAACAATTTTACATCTTATTTAAGTGAGTTGGGATGCAGTTCTTTCAAGTCTGGCTAAATCTAGCAAaagaatacaaaaacaaaaaataaaaaccaaaccaaaccaaacgtaAACAGGATCTTACTAAATACTCCACCCAGTATCAATAAAATGGTAAGCTTCTGTAACCTGCCTGGTGGAAACAGGCTCTAGTCTCACCCTAGAGAGAAGTGGGCACCAATCCAGTCCTTCTGGGCTTCTTGTTCCCTAGCCATGGCTGTTTACTGACAATGCGAGGTTGTTAGATTGTGCCAAATAGCCAAGGGGACTTTAAAACTCTACCATTCCTTTCTGTGGACCCATCTTCTCTGGTAGCCCATGCCACAAAATCTAGCTGCTCAAGATCCCAATTCTTAGCTTTATCTCCTAGAAGTTGAGAGTTCACTAAAACCTGCCTACATCACATCCTAGAGATTCCCTCAGGGATGTCAGCTGATCAGCCTATTTCAAGGCACCACCCTGcctggtttttatctttcaggcTTCACTGTCCACTGTTGCTTAAAGTTCAGTGTCTTGAAAACTcttgtgcatgtgttttgtgtgaaCTTTTGTTATCTGAGGGGCCTTAGACTCCTCTGGCAAGAATGCCAGTCTCACTGGTTTCTGAAGGATGATCCAGCATTTGCCCTACTCTGCAGCAGAATGTGGTTTCCCCACAGAGAGGGGGGCTGACACTGGTGTTGTCAGTGGATTTGTTCTCCTGGCATCCCTCTGTAAACATCCTTAGCTCAGGGTATGTCAGTCTCAGTAAAAATGGAGAATTGATCTTCTGGACTGTAGACTTCTCCAAGAACACCAGTGACATAGAACAGTGTACTTCTAGTTTGTTCCCTAATAATGAGTTCCTGACAAACCTAAGTTTGGTGAACCAAtggagctgggggaagggcagagtaCACACGTGAGTCGCCCACATAGTCCAAGTCTGCCTTCCAAAGGAAATATTCTTCTCCTGTGTCTAAGAATCCATCGAAATGGCATTCCTAACATTTGACACTATCTCCTAATGACAAATGAGATCTTAGGAAGCAGACCTAGCTGGGGCAGTGTGATCCCCTATGAGAGGTGAGAATTGCTTTAGTGTGAATAGACACATTTAATCCTCTTTTCAATCCTTGTTACTCACACTCTGCCGTCATTTCTTTCCACTGAAATCCTTGATGCTCCCACTTTGGGTAGAGTTGGGTTGATCACATTGTTGTACCAAATAAATTTAACTTTCTGCAAATCTCCAACATCCACATCAGAGTCAAATTCGTTGACATGAGTGTCACCTGGACGCAGAGAGCCCCTGAGAAGTTGGGATGACAACAGAAGTATATGTGAACACACAGAATCaattacacacacaaatatattcccagtatttaaaaatataccatgTTTCTAAAACCAGTTCAAATTCTATTTGAACCTAAACTGCCAACAAGACATTTGTCACTCAAATGTCTGAAGTAAATTTGCATGTGCACTTGAGCACGGTGGTGGGCATTTCTATCAATAACTCAGATTATTTTTGTCATCCTCCCTTTAACACAGACTCAAATGTGTCTTTGCCACAATCCTCATGGTTTAATAAGTGACACtgtcatgataaaaatcttttctctgCTGTTGTGTAGGGAATAATTATTTACTCATTATAAATCAAATGTCAGGTAACAAAATAGACATGAATGGCTtccttagaaaatagaaaaagattaaAACTGTGATATTGCAGTGCATTAATGAGTAATGGCTACACGGcagctttctttttgttatatGTGACTACatgttacatacatataatagaaaaaaaaccatcAACAACATACATCAGACTTTGGAAGCCTGCTAAAATGTAAGAAGCACTCAATGATACTTTGAACCTTTTACTCACTTGAAAACTTCATACTGTTTAGAGTTTCCTCCATTTCCAAACAAAGAAACTAGAATGTGCCCAGTGACCTTCTGTCCAGAGAGGGTGACAGTCACCTGGTACCGCCAACCTGCAGGAGGCAACATTTGTACACTGTCATCTGGGAGGGAAGAGGTTCTGACTATAGGTTAACAACACACTGGGAAGATGCAGAGTGTAATCCATTATGTTATGTGCCATTCTGGCAAAATGCCACCATTTTCTTTGGTGTTCTGGGTCAGGCATTCAAAAGTGTGGACTTAGGGAACATTTTCAGAGGGTTTTGCCTTGCTTTTTTCAAGTCAAGAGCCTAAGAAGTCCATCTTGTTTAAATTTGCTAGGGAtgaagctcagtggcagagagcaCTTACCGGCATTTATCAGGCTCTGGGTCTCACACCCTGTCCCATCCATGCCATCAACtgaaaatcaattaaaatggAAACTTACGTGCGAAGTTGCTCTTGTCACCAGTGTTCAGGTAAAATTTCTGGTAGAGTTCTTTTGTCTTCCCAGGGTATTTGTCAGCATAGTGACCCATCTGTGGGCATCCTTCACTCCCGCATGGGAAGCACTTATTCTGTGATAGTGAGAAAACGGTGACTAGGAAGATTCTGGCTTTTAATGGGGCATACTTTTTCCAACATGGTTTATGACTGAATCAAAGGTAATTCTGTTCCCGATTATAACGGTGGGACAGCAATGGCATCTCAGTGAAAGTTCATAGTACATCTCATTATCCTTGGGCTGAGCCCAGTTTCATTGGCAAATTGCACAAAACTATAAAAACCACACCAGAGGATAAATGGCATATAGTGTATTtatctttttcccccctttgtcCCTGTAACTTACTTTGTTTATTCTAAAACATCCACTCTCTTGCTAAGTGATTAGAATTTATTTCAGAGAGATCACATAAGAACAGGAAATGACAGTCAACTTCTGCCAGGCACAATAGGTTTCATTAGAGGATGACAGTCCCCAAATTCAGGCCCTTCTCCATTCCCTTAGTGCCTCTTGGCATGCTCACATCTCAGAATGTGAATCTCCCAGTGTGGTGAGAAAATGGCTCAGTTGGCCATTAAGACTTAACCAGGCATCTGGCATCTAAAGGAAACCAGTTCAGGAAAATGCCCTCAGCCAGGAACTGTGGTAAAAAGGGTGGAGCATGAACAGCAGAACGCTGAGGACAGACAGCACAACTTCCACTCTGGAGGGAAAGCTCTCCCACAGGAGAGGCTCCTGGAGGACTTCTCCATGAGAAAATTAGACAACGGGACTGAGGTCATCTAGCAAGCTAAGGAGAGACTAGGTCAACCAAAGAGAAGCATGTGCATGTTTTCACAGACATTTTCCCAAGAAGAGTACGAAAGTCCCATCCTTAATCAATAAGTATGTTCATCAATATGACAGACAGGTGTGTCCTGGATTCCAAAGAAGCCAGGAGACAATGCACCCAGGGGCCGCAGCCATTTTCTCTGCAGAGCACATGCTTAATTGGATATGTGTGAGCCTAGATGGCCTGGGCCCACACTCATCACCTGGATGGCCTAGGTCCACACACATCTCCTGGATGGCCTGGACACACAGACATCATCAGGATGACATGAGCACACGGGTTACACAGACATCATCAGGATGACATGAGCACACGGGTTAGGATGGAAACATAGGAAGCAGAATGTGAACACTGGGACATTTTCTGTACAAAAGTGCTGTGAATCTTACAAAAGGACTTTTACGTCACTGAATCAGACAGCTTCCATTGCACAAAACCTAAATATTTTTGGATCATTTGTTTACAGGAAGATAAACGTAAAATCAAACTGAGTAGGGCTCAGCTCTTACTGTGTAAGAAACTTACACATGAACAAAATATGTACCCCTCTctcatattttgattattttatttttgttgttgttctgggcAAGCACTTAACATGTGTCCTGTGATTAATTGCTTTACCAAGAGAATTGGGTCTGACGTCATTACATTTCTAGATGAAGAAAATCATCGGGGAAATGAAATACTTCGCCCAATGTCATTTaagtccttgttcttaataactAAGATATATTTGTCCTGTACTTGTGATTTATGTGGAATGTTGGTTACttcaaattttcttattttttgatttGCTAAAACTATAGTGCAAAAAAAGTCAACTTTATAAAATCCAAGTCATTAGAAACATCATGTTCAATATTACATGATTGAAAATGTGACAAAACTTAAAACCTTAAAACCTAAAGTTAAATAAAACCTCTAGGTCGTCAGTACCTTCTAGTCACAGCATTCAGATTGCTACAAACTAGCAttctatgtgtttgtgtaggAGTCCTTGACCCTGAACAAGACTGAACATTTACCTGAGACAGAGGAATGTTAGGTAAGGCATTTCTACTTATGAGCCCCTTGTTCTATACCCCTGTAATGCACTAAGGCTTTTTGTCAGGAAATGACATCATCACAAATTCTAAAGGGAGTCCAGGGACAGCACACAGTGCCAAGTGTGAGCTTAGCGTGCACATGGCTCTGGGTTGGATCTCCAGTCATGAGGGGaacacaataaaatgtaaaacaaaacccacagggaAGCTGGATGCTACTTACTGCAGAAAAAACATTGTAAGAGCTACAGGAGAAGCCAGCAAAGCCACTCGGGTTGACGATACTGTCGCTGTAATACTTGTAGCTTCTCAAGTGGTTACAGGCAGCAAAGTCGCGAGTTCCTGTGGAGTCAGGCCTGACATCAGTGGCTGATTTCACTTCTCTAAATCACATAGTGGTGAGAATGTGGGGCTAATAAACGTGCACTCTAGTGACAAACTCTGAACATAAATCAATTACGAGGTATGTGTAGGGcgtaagaaggaaaaagaaattaaacgaAGCTTAGAACCAATAGTTATTAAGCGACTTGGGAAGAAAAAGGCTACCCCATTTAGACATCTAGTATGTAATACTTTCCCTAAATTAGGTCTCtcggcagttaggagcacttgctacttctgcagaggactgcaggttcagtccccagcactcacatggtagctcatcaCCGCCTGTAACTACAAGTTCCAGGCTACCTGAATTTTTCTGGCTTTCCACATGAACCAGGCAAGCACCAGTGTGATACAATTAAATACAGACAAAATACCTACAGAACCAAATCttcttaaaagaaatgaaaaagttgGGTTGTAAAGGCAAGCTCTACCCCAAAGTTTCCTCGCTCTCATTCGTCGCGACAAAACTTATGTTTCGGGGACATAGTAGGAGTCCTTTGATATAAAAAAATATGAACTCTGTACAACTCCAGAGTGGCTAGCAAATTTAACAATGAGAAACACACTTCACAGCGGTAACCCGTGCTCGCCATGGTCTTACCTTCCCAGATCCCGTCGATGTCAACGATTTGGGAAAGGATATTCTTCTGACATCCAGGCATTTCCACCCCTCCATTAGGAAAGAAATCTAGGTGACCCACAGTCTGGCTCATTCCAAATcctgaagatttttaaaagtaatagaaCGTTTCTATCACTATACGATCAAGGCACAGTCAAACGTCTCTAATACCCAGATTGAAGTCATTCAGCAGACGGACTGGAGGAGCTCACCTAAGTTGGGGATGATGGGTGCGGCGTCTGTGTGAATTGCATCTACAAACTGGGCATCGGTGGGGTCCAGACGGACTTCTTCAGGTGTGCCCTGGAAGTAAGGTTCAGCCGGGTCCAACCCTGAAGCAGATAGGAGGTGCCATCAGTACAACGAGTTATGTCAATGTGTGAATATTTCACTATTGTAAGGTGTGCGTGGAGAGCTGTCGGGACCGGCTGTGCTCGCGGATGTCTAGTTCCCTTGAGAATATTGCTCCTTAGCAGTGGTTCCCCTCAAACAGCTGACCCCAGGAGAGGCCAAACTAAAGGTTGTTCAGGCTAGAGATTTCTGCCAGATTCTAGTCTTCTAGAAAGGCAGGGGCTTTCTATGACTGAGTCCACAGCCTGGTATGGTACAATACCTGGCAGAGCAGGCTGTGGCGATCAATTTGTAAACGATGGGAAAGAACAAATGTTCTGGGAGAATGGCTTTTTCAGTAAACCAACGGAGACCCTGGCTGTCCCGACTGATTCAAATGCAATCAACTTTTCCAATATATAGAACGAGAAAATCTCCAGGTCGGTTTAGACAGTTGGAAGACGGAGTAGGAAACCACTTATTCCCTGAAGTATCCAGGTCTCAGGTCCAGCACAGCAACACCTTCCTTGTCAGGTGACTTGGCCCTAATTCAGGCAGCTGCAGTTTGCAAATGACATCTTGAATCTAATTCGCCCTACCCAGAAGTGGAAGCCCCCGCCAGCAGGGcagagcctctgcctcctcccccagcAATGACATTATAGTTGATGAAGCTTAGATTTGTCATTCAGAAGGATGCAAGCAGAGCTCAGCTCATCGAGCACAAGCTCGTAAATAGGCAGTGTTTCTGGATCGTCTTAATTCAGGGTTTGGTTATATGCaatagatttatatgttaaacaATAGGGTGATGACCGAACACTGGACCACTCACCAGGTCCCAATGCTGTGAGCTCTGATCACCTGGCACAACTCGGAAAGTGTGACAACTTCTGAACAACCCCACCACCGTCTCCTCCGGTACCTCCCGGGAGTCCCCCACTGAAGGTCACATACGTTCTTGACATCTAGAATCTGCTGTTGAACCCACCTGTGATCCTCCCAATAGCTCCGAATgtcctctttcctgcctccccagcaaCATGGGAACCCAGGCTGTGGCCAATCAGGTGGACATTGTCAGGTGAGTAGCCGAGGTCAGACTGTTGGAGGAAGGCTTCATTGAAATGGTTCCAAGTAACGCAAAATGCCAGATGGTCAAGGGTACCTCCAAACCTTGGTTTCTAAGGAGATGTGTCCCCTCCTCCTTTGgagcacccccccacccccgtcactAAGAAGAAGGGAAATTAGTTCAAGTAGGCCTAGAATCCTGTGCGTCCTCCCACTGCTGAGAGAGAAACCCTGGAAGGACACACGAGGTCATAATTGGAGATGGTGAGGCAAGGATTTGGATCAGGGCCCGTGAGGCACTCACGTAAGCTCATTTGAGTTTGACATCTTTTAAGACTTTTCAGTGCCCTGGTCAGACTAGATCGCTCCCATTGTGTTTGtatttgattaaataaatgaaaactggggggatggctcagtcgGTGAAGCACAAAGGCCCAGAATAGGGTCCCTGAAACACCCAGGGTCCTGTAAAAGATGGATGCCGTAATCGAAGCActacaggggcagagacaggcaggtccttgGAACTCAGTCCTGTCCGAGTAGCAGAATGGATGGGTTCCGTACTCAGTGAAAGACGGTGCTTCAAAAATAGAATGTATAGCAATCCAGGAGAGACTCCATACGCATGTACAAAGAGGTTTGCACACCCCCGTGGGCATTGCATCCCCCACAACACACTAAATATTAATAAGACAGAAATATGAATATGTGGCTGCTATCAGCATATCAAACTGATAACATAGGGGGAAATTAAAGCAAATCCAAGTCTGGTGCAGTATCTCAGCAGTAGAGAACTTGCTTGGTATGAGCAGCCCTGGGGTCTGTGTCCAGAACtacaattaaacaaaacaaaacaaagcaaaacaaaacaaaacaaaacaccacaggcGGAATTCAAGGGACATTCCCTACCTAGTTGTTTAAGTTCATTTAATTAATGTTCAAAACTAGTTACTGAATTAAATAGGTTATTGATGAAGCCTGAATGGAGATGGGGTTGGGATTCATCTTTAAGCAAAGGGGTGGGGGACGTCATCTTATTTAAATCTGTCCTTATCAACGATCAGACCTACAGGTTTTGTTATGGGAGGAGAATCCAGACAGCAGTGTCTAAGAGCTTTTGCTTAACCCAGACTCAGTTACCTTCAGAACGTTAACCAATAATGCCACTTCTGCACCCACGACCCGGACGTTCTGGGTAGCCTGGGTGTATGTAGCCCGGGAGCCACCTTTCCAGTCCACACAGATGCAGTTCACACTCTCCACTTTGAACATGTTCTGATGGAAGAGACACAGCACGCAGTTAAGAAATCCAGGTTCTTTATTCACTGTTGATGAACGTATTCCAAAATTCGGTAAATTCTCTTCTTGACCTGCCTAATAGCTATCATGTTAACCCCAATGCTATAACCAAAACGTAGTCTCTAATGAGTATGGAGATCTTCCTCAAGCCTACTATTGGCTCCAGACCATTGTGGAAACTAAATTCTTGGGGTTTCTACTGCAGCAGCTATGTTGGGACCCATACTTAACTTGAATGCTACTGCATGGTAGCTTCTCTTGGTAAAGTCTGAAATATCTCTACATCAGTTACTAAGTAACTATGTCATGAGCCCTGCATAACTCCATACCCCATACCCCAAGTGTCCCAGGACCCTTGTACCCACCgctacctcctccccatccccagctccaggctcagtggtCTCAGGCTCAGGCTTGGTGGTGACCAGCTTTGTCCTCCTTAGTTGGGGCCAGTGTTTTGCTGGCCTTTAACACTTCCTCCTAGAAAGTACCATGGTTCACCTTGCACATGTCGGATAGCCAGTTCTCCTCTCCCTTGTCAATGAAGCCATGGATAATGATGCGGGTTTTTCTGTTCGTTTTGAAGTTGGAGTTTCTGATACTCGATGCATCTGAAGTAATTTTCTGTTTGGGGTAGAAAAGTGTCTGAGTCGAGTTTCTTCTAGTAGCCTCTACAGTCGTTTATGCGTGGGCAGAGATGGTAGATAAGATTCTTGAAAGCCCACATAGGCAAGTCATTCATAGCCGTCCCCATCCCCATGTTGTTACTGCCCTTGTAGCTGTTTGACCTCACACAATATGTCTCCCAAGGTGTTTGTAATTAAGATTTTCAATGAAAGTCTTTTGTATATAtgcctacctatctacctacctacctacctacctacctacctacctacctacccatccatccatccatccatctatcaatctatctatcatctataatctATCCACCCTtaggaaatacatatatattctaatattccTCTGGGCATAATGGAGTTATTGCTCAATAAATTCAGtgtaagttaaaaatattataactgggtcttgctttgtttgggggcagggtctcatgtaaacCAAATACCTTCAACTCATTAAACAGCAGAGGAcagtcttgaactcctgaaccaGTGTCTACCCttcaagtgcttggattaaagatgctaccatacctggctgGAAAGCATTATAGGTTGGAATGTACCATAAACACCTAACCTAGTTTTTCTATCATCTCTTTGACACAGATAGAGCTGTCAATCATTCACCTTCATGACTGGTGCAAGACTAGAAGCTGTGGttcagggcttctccttcctgtgGCTACAGGTCAGCATATGGCTAGTCCAGAAGCTTCTATTGGAAACACATCATTTCCAAACAAATCCTGGTAAATTGAGCCATCTTAGGAGGATTCCTTATGCGTGTGTTTGCACTACATCAGgaaatgttatttaaaacacaaaaataaaatatagcatatTCTTTATTGCTATATGCAtccatatgaatatatatattctatcccTGTACATATAATGTTTTTTATATGGTATACTGGATATAAAATATGAGTAATAAGAATTTAATGGTTATAAGTaagtttttaaagagtttttaatCTGGCTGCTCTACAGGTCTAAACAGATACAAAATCTACTTCTCCTGTATTCTCATTAGAAGGCTTGGATAGTCACACCAATTACATAAAGCGTGTGAAATTTAGTCCCGAAAACAACAGCTGTCCCTACCTGGTAGTTGTCTTGGTTCTCGTTGGTATAGAGGAGAAAGCGGGTGTTGATCTGTGCTGGGCTCCAGGGCAGTGCTTTCAGGGGTCTGTCTAGGGTTCCTGACCACGGGGCATCATCACTGAAGCAGCCGAGTTTGTCAAAGCAAACTTCTTTTCCTGAAATCACCGACAAATGTCTCGTAGATGCCACTTTAACCTCTCCAGTACACGATCGACCAAATGTAAGTTGAATTGTATCCCGTGGCAGGTCTTCCTCCTTGGCTTTCTCAAACACCCTCTGCTCACACAGACAGCTGCCCCTCCCTTCTGCCTCGGGCCCAGGTCACTCCCCTCTGCTCAGTATCAATCAAGGACTAATTATAGCTTTTTGACACAGATGTTATCTTTGGCCATTGGTGCCTAGACATGAGATGGCCCTTTGTCTCAGGAACTGGTTCAAGTGTGTGGAGGCTATCAACTCCAGGTAGCTTTTGTCTTTAGCCTGTGGGTAAAGAATTTTAAGATTTATGCAAGGGCCAAACTTTGAATCTCCACCTTGGCCAAAGATGCAGTTGTCCGAATTGTATTTGGGGACCCTCCTGGACTTCTGTGATGTAGGAATTACTTATAAAATTACTCATCATACAAATCATCGGTGACGTGATGGCTACAGTCTGGTGTGCTACTCTGTGAAGGAACAACTCAAAGAACGTGTTCTGGAGTTGGGTGAAGCCCAGGATAATGGCAGAATAAGAACAACAGCTGTTGAGAAGGCTGGATTTCTCTAGACTTTACTACATGCCCAGTGCTGGGTAACATGATTtatttctctgactgagtcctcATGGTCATCCCACTGAAGGATGTCGCTATGCCCATTTCACACAAACATCCACAGGTTCAGATGGCTTTAGGATTTTATATAGCTTCATGGAAGTGTAACTGCTGAACCTAGGTTCAGACACCTCCCTTGACCTAAGAGGGGCTAggttcagaaaataa
Encoded proteins:
- the LOC116893839 gene encoding pancreatic triacylglycerol lipase, with amino-acid sequence MLMLWTFAVLLGAVAGKEVCFDKLGCFSDDAPWSGTLDRPLKALPWSPAQINTRFLLYTNENQDNYQKITSDASSIRNSNFKTNRKTRIIIHGFIDKGEENWLSDMCKNMFKVESVNCICVDWKGGSRATYTQATQNVRVVGAEVALLVNVLKSDLGYSPDNVHLIGHSLGSHVAGEAGKRTFGAIGRITGLDPAEPYFQGTPEEVRLDPTDAQFVDAIHTDAAPIIPNLGFGMSQTVGHLDFFPNGGVEMPGCQKNILSQIVDIDGIWEGTRDFAACNHLRSYKYYSDSIVNPSGFAGFSCSSYNVFSANKCFPCGSEGCPQMGHYADKYPGKTKELYQKFYLNTGDKSNFARWRYQVTVTLSGQKVTGHILVSLFGNGGNSKQYEVFKGSLRPGDTHVNEFDSDVDVGDLQKVKFIWYNNVINPTLPKVGASRISVERNDGRVFNFCSQDTVREDVLLTLSAC